The Buchnera aphidicola (Cinara pseudotaxifoliae) genomic interval ATTATTGCCATGATAAATCTTCTGTACTATACCTATCTTACCTTTATCTCTTCCTGTTAATACTATTACTACATCATGAAAACGTATTTTTGCAGCCATTATTTAGTTTCCTTATCATAATACTTCTGGAGCTAAAGAAATAATTTTCATAAAAGATTCCGTTCTTAATTCTCTTGTAACCGGACCAAATATACGAGTCCCAACAGGTTGCCCGGTTGTATCGTTTAACATAACACATGCATTATTATCAAAACAAATCATTGATCCATCCGGTCTCCTAATCCCTTTTTTAGTACGAACAATAACTGCTTTCATAACATCACCTTTTTTAACTTTACTACGAGGAATCGCTTCTTTAATTGCTACCTTAATTATATCACCAATACCTGCATAACGTCGACGAGAACCACCTAATACCTTTATACACATAACTAACCGAGCTCCAGAATTATCAGCTACATGTAAAACTGTTTGTACTTGAATCATATATATAATCCTATATTTTATATTTAAAAATGTAAAATTTTAAAAATAATATAATTATTAAATATAACAACAGAAGACATGAAACTATTTATTCATAATTCTCATGCCTCCGTGTATAAAAATAAAAAATTTTAAGTAAAAGACTTTTCTAAAACACGCAAAAGAGTCCAAGATTTAGTCTTAGAGATTGGTCGGCATTCAT includes:
- the rplN gene encoding 50S ribosomal protein L14; the encoded protein is MIQVQTVLHVADNSGARLVMCIKVLGGSRRRYAGIGDIIKVAIKEAIPRSKVKKGDVMKAVIVRTKKGIRRPDGSMICFDNNACVMLNDTTGQPVGTRIFGPVTRELRTESFMKIISLAPEVL